The following are encoded in a window of Roseivirga misakiensis genomic DNA:
- a CDS encoding TonB-dependent receptor, with translation MTYRLTLFTFFALCCTFKSFSQTVTLEYEEELLNEILLDLNDKYGVQISVNAALSNGCSISIKKEYQSMDQVMQALADACKLKLVKIGQVYAFRTPTPTKDKPKIIAQKSYLYQGTVREYGTDEVLPFAVVSLGDRNLVTDENGNFSIKSSGESENLSFRSLGYMAIDTTVTSSNQLKIYLRPRITELEEVIVFGQAPDEAITNVGEGAGRIQLNNITNNLVPGLSNNLVFNNLRLYPGVMAAGESIADFVIWGSYAGQSHVIYDGISLFNSWGINDDMGRVNPYMVKHVEVYKGGYNVLYGDRIGGVVLIDGKSGNPNTIASNFSVTNQLINGHVNLPLLNKTSSLQLAVRQSFEDPFSLSAEFEEDLNLIVPKYEYRDVHLKFTSQIDPNNLLEISSLISTDTYRGRLGNRFGQGQALIRDINIGSDQIGASINYSRNWRGGGSTSLMFSTVDYRPELTTNYFISRNINGPTFELRSDVWNNPVRETRSEFSHRIPSISRHQFQLNAEYVSNEVVFESGSPEGVLNNRVDGLERIGFAVHDDVQWSDNFSMQLGLKVDVPEALGKAYWQPRVNGRLDLDDRWNIHFGWGHYNQFIVRNTVVDTLRNRTDVWQVADGGGVPALKAVHHVIGLGYKANNFELNLEGFYKTSEGFVRYLINRNEAGTRRFESESRARGLDMFIKKTIDKYEFWLSYSLAKVEERFVNLFRLREDEFRLAPQSQQHELKAAAMFNFGVLSFSLANAYGSGFPNFTLTPDEVELEPYWRTDLAVQYQFNIEGQPVEAGLSILNLFNRRNVRLNQSVNIPGGDRINTAGIPFTSTVYFNMSF, from the coding sequence GTGACCTATCGCTTAACCCTTTTTACATTTTTTGCGCTCTGCTGCACTTTTAAATCATTTTCGCAGACAGTAACGCTTGAATATGAGGAAGAATTGCTCAACGAAATCCTCCTAGATCTGAACGATAAATATGGCGTTCAGATTTCTGTGAATGCAGCCTTGTCTAACGGTTGTTCTATCAGCATTAAAAAAGAATATCAATCGATGGACCAGGTCATGCAAGCTTTAGCAGATGCTTGTAAACTGAAGCTCGTTAAAATCGGCCAAGTCTATGCATTCAGAACGCCCACTCCGACCAAGGATAAGCCAAAGATCATTGCCCAGAAATCTTATTTATACCAAGGAACTGTAAGGGAATATGGAACGGACGAAGTGCTGCCTTTTGCCGTAGTGAGTTTAGGTGACAGAAACTTAGTAACCGATGAAAATGGAAACTTTTCGATCAAGTCCAGCGGAGAAAGCGAAAATCTATCTTTCAGAAGTTTAGGGTACATGGCTATCGATACTACTGTTACTAGCAGTAATCAATTAAAAATTTACTTAAGGCCGAGAATTACCGAGCTGGAAGAAGTCATAGTATTCGGTCAGGCGCCAGATGAAGCCATCACAAATGTGGGAGAGGGCGCTGGACGCATCCAATTAAATAATATCACAAATAACCTAGTCCCTGGATTGAGTAATAATCTGGTATTCAACAATTTGAGATTGTACCCAGGGGTTATGGCAGCTGGGGAGTCCATTGCTGACTTTGTAATCTGGGGATCATACGCAGGACAAAGTCATGTCATTTACGATGGTATTAGCCTTTTCAATAGCTGGGGCATTAATGATGACATGGGCCGTGTAAATCCTTACATGGTAAAGCATGTGGAAGTTTATAAGGGTGGCTATAACGTCCTCTATGGGGATAGAATAGGAGGGGTGGTATTGATTGATGGCAAGTCTGGCAATCCAAACACGATTGCATCAAATTTCAGCGTTACAAACCAACTGATTAATGGGCATGTAAACTTGCCACTTTTGAATAAGACTTCTTCTTTACAGTTAGCAGTAAGGCAATCATTTGAAGATCCTTTTAGCCTTTCAGCGGAGTTTGAAGAAGATTTAAACCTCATCGTTCCTAAGTATGAGTACAGAGACGTACATTTGAAATTCACCAGTCAAATTGACCCAAATAATTTACTGGAAATCAGCTCTTTGATCAGTACAGATACCTACAGAGGGCGCTTAGGTAATCGGTTTGGACAAGGCCAGGCGTTAATCAGGGATATTAATATTGGGTCTGATCAAATAGGAGCATCTATAAATTATTCGCGGAACTGGCGTGGTGGAGGCTCAACTTCACTCATGTTTTCAACGGTAGACTATAGGCCTGAACTGACCACCAATTACTTTATCAGTCGAAATATAAATGGGCCTACTTTTGAGTTAAGAAGCGATGTTTGGAATAATCCAGTTAGGGAAACTAGGAGTGAGTTTAGCCATAGAATTCCGAGTATTTCGAGGCATCAATTTCAGTTGAATGCGGAATATGTGAGCAATGAAGTGGTATTTGAATCTGGTAGTCCAGAAGGTGTTCTAAACAATAGAGTTGATGGGTTGGAGCGGATCGGGTTTGCTGTACATGATGATGTGCAATGGTCTGATAACTTTTCAATGCAGTTAGGACTAAAGGTAGATGTGCCAGAGGCTCTAGGCAAAGCTTATTGGCAACCTCGCGTTAATGGCCGACTAGATTTAGATGATCGATGGAATATTCATTTTGGCTGGGGACATTACAATCAGTTCATAGTTCGTAATACCGTAGTAGATACCCTGCGGAACAGGACAGATGTATGGCAAGTAGCTGATGGTGGCGGTGTTCCTGCCTTAAAAGCAGTGCATCATGTGATCGGTTTGGGTTATAAGGCGAATAATTTTGAATTGAATCTCGAAGGGTTCTATAAAACATCCGAAGGCTTCGTAAGGTATTTGATCAATAGAAACGAGGCGGGTACCAGACGTTTTGAAAGTGAGTCTAGAGCGCGTGGATTAGATATGTTCATTAAAAAGACCATTGACAAGTACGAGTTTTGGCTTTCATATTCCTTGGCCAAAGTAGAAGAGAGGTTTGTGAACCTTTTCAGGTTGAGGGAAGATGAATTTCGCCTTGCACCACAGAGCCAGCAACACGAATTAAAAGCTGCGGCCATGTTCAATTTTGGTGTCTTGAGTTTTTCACTTGCCAATGCCTATGGTTCGGGCTTTCCAAATTTCACACTCACACCAGACGAGGTTGAATTGGAACCATATTGGCGCACTGATTTAGCCGTACAGTACCAATTCAATATTGAAGGGCAGCCTGTCGAAGCGGGTCTATCGATTCTTAACCTCTTCAATAGAAGAAATGTCAGACTCAATCAATCGGTGAATATTCCTGGAGGTGACAGAATAAATACTGCAGGAATTCCCTTCACTTCGACAGTCTACTTCAATATGAGTTTTTAG
- a CDS encoding FecR family protein: MEKDKYDKDLTSGEEQKLFSKLEFTYSRSKEDVWKVLDGLTEEESEAATNTAQEEPTKTVKMSWWSMGIAASMTILLCYGLFARFYTTTISAAPGEMASHTLPDNSVVTLNAASSITYSPYWWKFERALELKGEGFFEVEKGESFKVHSAYATTEVLGTSFNIYARDESYEVFCATGKVSVKSIDAKEVLLKPGDFVRLNRSTFEKSSSKDLSKSVLSWKNNKFNYNTTPLWKVFSDLERHYGVTIQFDAQEIDDNATVVTDRPETVTEALNLILNTDIYDIEETSEKTYVIKKR; the protein is encoded by the coding sequence ATGGAAAAGGACAAGTACGATAAGGATTTGACCTCTGGGGAGGAGCAAAAACTCTTCTCGAAACTTGAATTCACCTATTCAAGGTCGAAAGAAGACGTTTGGAAAGTCTTAGATGGGCTTACCGAAGAAGAAAGCGAAGCAGCGACTAATACAGCTCAAGAAGAACCGACTAAAACCGTAAAAATGAGCTGGTGGTCTATGGGAATAGCAGCTTCTATGACCATCTTACTATGTTATGGCCTTTTTGCCAGGTTTTACACCACTACTATCAGCGCAGCTCCAGGTGAAATGGCAAGTCACACTTTACCAGATAACTCTGTAGTTACGCTCAATGCCGCTTCTTCCATTACCTATTCTCCATACTGGTGGAAATTTGAAAGGGCATTAGAATTAAAAGGAGAAGGGTTTTTTGAAGTAGAAAAAGGCGAAAGTTTCAAGGTTCATTCAGCCTATGCGACTACCGAAGTGCTGGGTACTTCCTTTAATATTTATGCCAGAGATGAAAGTTATGAGGTTTTTTGTGCTACCGGTAAAGTGAGTGTAAAAAGCATAGATGCTAAAGAAGTTTTGTTGAAACCTGGTGACTTTGTGCGACTGAACCGAAGTACTTTCGAAAAGAGTAGTTCAAAAGACTTGTCTAAAAGTGTATTGTCATGGAAGAATAATAAGTTTAACTATAATACCACACCACTTTGGAAGGTGTTTTCTGATTTAGAAAGGCATTATGGTGTGACTATTCAATTTGATGCTCAGGAAATAGATGATAATGCCACGGTCGTTACGGATAGGCCAGAAACCGTCACAGAGGCCTTAAATCTGATCCTAAACACAGATATTTATGATATTGAAGAAACAAGTGAGAAAACATACGTAATCAAAAAAAGATGA
- a CDS encoding RNA polymerase sigma factor: MTKEEFKNCFDDWFEEIRNFINSRCCDAELATDIVQEAYTKLWEKKFDYQGDRTKGLLYKIASDLWVTQYRKSKSEQKHRLSLSIKEGINETEQDYNFKELKQHYEKALSVMPEKRRVVFLMSRMEDMTYTQIAERLELSVKAVEKRMKLALVELRNTLNHGKGQVR; the protein is encoded by the coding sequence TTGACCAAAGAAGAATTTAAAAACTGTTTTGACGATTGGTTCGAAGAAATTCGAAACTTCATAAACTCACGTTGTTGTGATGCAGAACTTGCTACGGACATAGTTCAGGAAGCATATACAAAGCTGTGGGAGAAGAAATTCGACTATCAAGGAGATAGAACCAAAGGCTTACTCTATAAAATCGCGAGCGACTTATGGGTAACGCAGTATCGAAAATCAAAATCAGAGCAAAAACATCGATTGTCACTTTCAATCAAAGAGGGAATCAACGAAACAGAACAAGATTACAACTTTAAAGAGCTGAAACAGCATTATGAAAAGGCGCTTTCTGTAATGCCTGAAAAGAGGAGGGTTGTTTTTTTGATGAGTCGGATGGAGGATATGACTTATACCCAAATAGCCGAAAGGTTGGAGCTTTCGGTGAAAGCTGTAGAAAAGCGAATGAAACTTGCATTAGTAGAATTAAGAAACACTTTGAATCATGGAAAAGGACAAGTACGATAA
- a CDS encoding VOC family protein: protein MQRALDHIVYAVQDLDKACDDFEKLLGVRPTFGGYHPTQGTKNALIGLGNHQYLELIAIDHENKNVTSTRWMGVDLIDRPQLTRWAIKSNNLKKDAGILQQANPELGNINAGKRHTADGSLLAWELLMPLAHPTVELLPFAINWGDKNVHPTNALDTHCKLLNLEGYHPAPASIKDLMHQLGVDMKVHKAQTMALKAKIKCPLGIVDI, encoded by the coding sequence ATGCAAAGAGCACTTGATCATATTGTGTATGCAGTTCAGGATTTGGACAAGGCTTGTGATGATTTTGAGAAGTTACTGGGCGTTCGACCTACTTTTGGTGGATATCATCCTACGCAGGGTACCAAAAACGCATTGATCGGTTTAGGCAATCATCAATACCTGGAATTAATAGCCATTGATCATGAGAACAAAAATGTAACATCAACTCGGTGGATGGGGGTCGATTTAATAGACCGACCACAGCTTACCAGATGGGCCATCAAATCGAATAACTTAAAAAAAGATGCTGGTATTCTACAGCAAGCCAATCCAGAATTGGGTAACATAAATGCTGGCAAAAGACATACTGCAGATGGTTCGCTTTTAGCATGGGAACTCCTAATGCCTCTCGCACACCCTACCGTAGAATTACTCCCATTTGCTATCAATTGGGGCGATAAAAATGTTCACCCCACAAATGCTCTCGACACACATTGTAAACTCTTAAATCTAGAAGGTTACCACCCCGCACCTGCGTCCATCAAGGATTTGATGCATCAATTAGGAGTTGATATGAAAGTCCATAAAGCCCAAACGATGGCTTTAAAGGCTAAGATTAAATGCCCCTTGGGAATTGTAGATATTTAG
- a CDS encoding ABC transporter permease, producing MKTLKSNKLSHRLLKLLCRKEYIEEILGDLAEYKEELASKPAWKRKLFYWFHVFNFLQPWALKNIDGSQKLNQYGMFKNYFKTSVRSLLKNKAFSGINILGLAMSLSLVVLMMLFLGEIYSFDDFHENRDNIYRVTSTEVRGNRGAVVKQATGSYFIADQLAQEVSGVGEVLVMTNTFTKLDIGTEDKAVPVDCYYAGSTFFNLFSFDLIKGNPNTVLSLPNQVVLTESVAYKLFGDQDPMGQLLTAEMSGYLQNGATAESDLKNGVVSGIVADPPVNSHLRFEALISLKTKERAIIERSLDHQTNPGYNSNLYVYLVLNEGVKPQQVEEAMFNSLKAFNTEREDNPLIHNLQSMSTFITSDTYHSAGPTFAKRKLLIMLALTLIVLLSACFNYTNLSLARALRRSKEVGVRKVIGASRFQVFCQFLVEAIVISSMALIIGIGLFLLIKPFFLSLPNPSARGFEMFELAISFEQVLYFFLLAILVGLLAGILPALFLSKIQTINAFKNSLQSKLPGKISVKNILIVFQFTMSIGLIMCAVLINDQYNYTLSYDLGYDTEDILTVEIQGDYVDVLANEYAKLSEVEAISKSGWVLGVGGDGLTAGMFFSEDRSARTLSLLNQIDDKYIPMHNIEILAGESFYEPLGRDVAAYNILVNEAFLKELGLGAPEEVLGQQVLYNGEKIRIRGVFKDAVSIGLTKKFLEPMVFIQTNSATDYKALNLKIASNDIMGMLTKLEEVYAKHDQIHPFNASYYEDSIAETYKAEKGTYTIISFLAIMAISISTLGLLGMVIFNTETRQKEISIRKVLGAGIGNLAVLLSKNFVLLILLAALIAIPITLEIVERQVLNSFWDRAPISMMETLSGFFIVLLIGLFTIAIQVQKAARANPINSLGSE from the coding sequence TTGAAAACGCTAAAGTCAAATAAGCTATCGCACAGGCTATTAAAACTGCTTTGCCGCAAAGAATATATAGAGGAAATCTTGGGCGACTTGGCGGAATACAAGGAGGAATTAGCCTCAAAACCTGCCTGGAAACGAAAACTCTTTTATTGGTTCCATGTCTTCAATTTCCTCCAGCCTTGGGCACTTAAAAATATCGACGGTAGTCAAAAACTCAATCAATACGGTATGTTCAAAAACTATTTTAAAACCTCGGTCAGAAGCCTGCTGAAGAATAAGGCTTTTTCAGGAATTAACATCCTCGGGTTGGCCATGAGCCTATCGCTAGTGGTGCTCATGATGTTGTTTCTAGGCGAAATTTACTCTTTTGATGATTTTCATGAGAATAGAGATAACATCTATCGGGTTACATCTACAGAAGTTAGAGGAAATCGCGGAGCAGTTGTAAAACAGGCCACAGGGTCTTATTTCATTGCAGACCAATTAGCCCAAGAAGTTAGTGGTGTCGGTGAAGTTTTAGTGATGACCAACACTTTTACTAAACTGGATATTGGTACTGAGGATAAAGCGGTTCCTGTGGATTGCTATTACGCCGGTTCTACTTTTTTCAACCTGTTTTCTTTTGACCTGATCAAGGGAAACCCAAACACTGTCCTTTCATTACCTAATCAAGTTGTTTTAACAGAATCAGTGGCTTACAAACTGTTCGGAGACCAAGATCCAATGGGCCAGTTGCTAACCGCCGAAATGAGCGGATACTTGCAAAACGGAGCAACGGCTGAGTCAGACCTAAAAAACGGAGTTGTGTCTGGTATAGTGGCGGACCCACCTGTGAACTCTCATTTACGATTTGAAGCGCTCATTTCTTTGAAAACAAAAGAAAGGGCCATTATAGAACGTAGTCTGGATCACCAGACTAACCCTGGCTATAACAGTAATTTATACGTGTATCTGGTATTAAATGAGGGAGTGAAGCCACAGCAAGTAGAAGAGGCCATGTTCAATTCACTAAAAGCCTTTAATACTGAAAGGGAAGACAATCCACTCATACACAACCTCCAAAGTATGTCCACATTCATCACAAGTGATACATATCACAGTGCGGGACCTACATTTGCCAAGCGTAAATTGCTCATCATGCTGGCCTTAACGCTTATTGTTTTATTATCGGCATGTTTCAATTATACCAATCTTTCATTGGCTAGAGCTTTAAGACGTTCGAAAGAGGTTGGTGTTAGAAAAGTGATTGGCGCCTCAAGGTTTCAGGTATTTTGTCAATTTCTAGTGGAAGCCATTGTCATATCAAGCATGGCTTTGATTATTGGTATAGGTCTTTTTCTACTGATCAAGCCCTTTTTCCTATCGCTTCCCAACCCTTCGGCTAGAGGGTTTGAAATGTTTGAGCTCGCTATAAGCTTTGAACAGGTTTTGTATTTCTTTCTCTTGGCGATTTTAGTCGGACTTTTGGCTGGGATTTTACCAGCACTTTTTCTTTCTAAAATCCAGACTATAAATGCTTTCAAGAATTCGCTCCAGTCAAAACTTCCAGGAAAAATAAGTGTAAAAAATATCCTGATTGTTTTTCAATTCACCATGTCGATTGGACTAATCATGTGCGCTGTTTTAATCAACGATCAGTACAACTATACGCTTTCTTATGACTTGGGCTATGACACGGAAGATATATTGACCGTTGAAATTCAAGGTGATTATGTAGATGTACTGGCCAATGAGTATGCGAAATTATCGGAAGTCGAAGCCATTTCTAAGTCAGGATGGGTGCTAGGTGTTGGGGGAGATGGACTGACTGCTGGGATGTTTTTCTCTGAAGATAGAAGTGCAAGAACGCTTTCACTTTTAAACCAGATAGACGACAAGTATATCCCTATGCATAATATTGAGATACTGGCAGGGGAGAGCTTTTACGAGCCTTTAGGGCGTGATGTAGCGGCTTATAATATACTGGTTAATGAAGCTTTTTTAAAAGAACTCGGACTTGGTGCACCTGAAGAAGTACTTGGTCAACAAGTGCTTTATAATGGGGAGAAAATTAGGATAAGGGGCGTCTTTAAAGATGCCGTGAGCATTGGTTTGACTAAGAAATTTCTGGAGCCGATGGTCTTTATTCAAACCAATAGCGCCACCGATTACAAAGCGCTTAATTTGAAAATTGCCAGTAATGATATCATGGGTATGCTCACGAAGTTGGAGGAAGTGTATGCCAAACATGATCAAATTCACCCATTCAATGCCTCTTACTATGAAGATAGTATTGCGGAAACCTATAAAGCAGAAAAAGGGACTTATACCATCATTTCCTTCTTGGCCATTATGGCGATAAGTATTTCCACACTGGGCCTTCTTGGAATGGTGATTTTTAATACCGAAACACGCCAAAAAGAGATCAGTATACGGAAAGTATTGGGTGCAGGCATAGGCAATCTCGCAGTATTATTATCTAAGAACTTTGTGCTGCTCATCCTTTTGGCAGCGTTAATTGCAATTCCGATAACGTTAGAAATCGTTGAGCGTCAAGTCTTAAATAGTTTTTGGGATAGAGCGCCAATAAGTATGATGGAGACGCTTTCTGGTTTCTTTATAGTGCTTCTTATTGGGCTTTTCACGATTGCAATTCAAGTTCAGAAAGCAGCTCGGGCAAACCCGATCAATAGTCTAGGAAGTGAATAA
- a CDS encoding PadR family transcriptional regulator — MEKEHLGELEELILLLVVMLKEEAYGFAIRKALKDQANRTVTIGAVHGTVNRLEKKGFVESDMSDATEVRGGRRKRIFTVTASGKKALQKSQELKVSLWTQIPEFSLGNQ; from the coding sequence ATGGAAAAGGAGCATCTAGGAGAGCTTGAAGAGTTGATTTTACTCTTGGTTGTCATGCTGAAAGAAGAGGCTTACGGTTTTGCCATTAGAAAAGCATTGAAAGATCAAGCCAATAGAACAGTAACCATTGGGGCGGTTCATGGAACGGTAAATCGCTTAGAGAAAAAGGGGTTTGTTGAATCCGATATGAGTGATGCTACCGAAGTTAGAGGGGGAAGGCGTAAAAGGATTTTTACGGTGACGGCTTCGGGCAAAAAGGCCCTTCAAAAAAGTCAAGAATTAAAAGTCAGTCTGTGGACTCAGATTCCAGAGTTTTCATTGGGTAATCAGTAA
- a CDS encoding DUF1295 domain-containing protein — protein sequence MTNLVTNILLLGLAYANFWFIVSLLTKRNDIADVAWGMGYVGICVFLFLNGYQSDLSLLVYVLVGLWGGRLSLYIGLRNSKKKEDFRYNQWRNAWGSNFYWRSYLQVYILQVALLMIVSIPIVLTAQSTNAELTFISGLGTVLWVIGFYWQVVGDRQLSKFKKIRTDKEQVLQTGLWKYSRHPNYFGEILMWWGIAAIVLPMPYGWIGLASPMLITYLLLFVSGVPMLERRYAKNEAFQKYKEKTPPVFPKLSIK from the coding sequence ATGACCAATCTGGTGACCAATATTCTTTTACTTGGACTGGCTTATGCCAACTTTTGGTTTATTGTATCATTGCTCACCAAGCGAAATGATATTGCCGATGTGGCTTGGGGTATGGGATACGTTGGAATCTGTGTTTTTCTCTTTTTAAATGGCTATCAATCCGATCTCAGCCTACTTGTCTATGTTTTGGTTGGATTATGGGGCGGTAGATTGAGTTTATATATCGGCTTAAGAAATAGTAAAAAGAAAGAGGATTTTAGGTACAATCAATGGCGAAATGCGTGGGGGAGTAACTTCTATTGGAGGTCCTATTTACAAGTCTATATCCTACAAGTGGCCCTTTTAATGATCGTAAGTATCCCGATCGTGTTAACCGCCCAATCCACCAATGCCGAATTGACTTTTATTTCTGGTTTGGGCACTGTGCTTTGGGTGATTGGCTTTTACTGGCAAGTGGTGGGAGATCGCCAATTAAGCAAATTCAAGAAAATCCGAACCGATAAAGAACAAGTACTCCAAACAGGACTTTGGAAGTATTCACGACACCCTAATTATTTCGGCGAAATCTTAATGTGGTGGGGTATAGCTGCCATTGTTTTACCAATGCCCTACGGATGGATCGGATTAGCCAGTCCCATGTTAATTACCTACCTATTACTTTTTGTCTCTGGGGTGCCGATGCTCGAGCGACGCTATGCCAAAAACGAGGCATTTCAGAAGTACAAAGAGAAAACTCCTCCTGTTTTTCCAAAATTATCGATCAAATAA
- a CDS encoding DUF2177 family protein, with the protein MSFALLVKSYLLTTVVFFAIDILWLGIIAKNLYNKHLRKLLAPKVNWAAAIVFYLLFIVGIFYFAIVPSVEEASLEAAMLNGGLFGFFTYATYDLTNLATLRGWPIKIVFIDIIWGAVLTASVSTAGFYITNWLMA; encoded by the coding sequence ATGTCTTTTGCACTTTTAGTCAAATCCTACCTTCTAACAACCGTCGTATTTTTTGCGATCGATATACTATGGTTGGGCATTATTGCCAAAAATTTATACAACAAACACCTCAGAAAACTTTTGGCACCAAAGGTGAATTGGGCTGCCGCTATTGTGTTCTACTTACTCTTTATAGTCGGTATTTTCTACTTTGCCATAGTGCCATCGGTGGAGGAGGCCTCACTGGAGGCGGCAATGCTAAATGGTGGTCTTTTCGGTTTTTTCACCTATGCTACATATGATTTAACCAACCTCGCTACCCTCAGAGGCTGGCCTATTAAAATTGTATTCATCGATATTATTTGGGGCGCTGTCCTCACAGCATCGGTCAGTACAGCAGGCTTTTATATCACCAATTGGTTAATGGCATGA
- a CDS encoding P-loop NTPase family protein, which produces MKKYDINEIFTPSSPATHTFVDRPAINNLLVDAIRTRGKQLIIYGHSGTGKTTLLFNKLNQTYDDYIITRCTSDLSFNQLVSNAFDQLGTFFISKKTNHLSSSINSSLSTDYQLIKGSLGYSKSKNKFEEFQPIIAPQLTPQKLAAFFGSSNSCWVIDDFHKMEEDEKKKLAQYMKVFMDESVNYPYVKIVAIGAVGTAKEVLKLDNELNNRVSEIQVHFMSRDELKEIIAKGESRLNISITENVKDEIVKFSTGLPAVTHQLSYNLCTSKDLYETSEAHLTFNNDDFREALANYIITNSGYLHDRYEKAIDEPSEYHLPLCYHILRSFIISEKHNLSLNDVHSYFKKHKHPQQKALLEYLLQQLTHDKRGNALNYDIPSQTWFISDPFFRVYGICAMKLAQQDLQAQLDLFNKESIEKSKKKVKEEQRDMIKVALKSGFDFEF; this is translated from the coding sequence ATGAAAAAATACGATATCAACGAAATATTCACGCCCTCTTCCCCAGCCACACACACATTTGTAGATAGACCCGCTATCAACAATTTATTAGTCGATGCAATTCGAACCAGAGGAAAACAACTAATCATTTATGGACATTCTGGAACTGGGAAAACTACATTGCTTTTTAATAAACTAAATCAGACATATGATGACTATATAATCACGAGGTGCACTTCTGACTTATCTTTTAACCAGCTCGTAAGTAATGCCTTTGATCAACTAGGCACGTTCTTCATTAGTAAAAAGACGAATCACTTATCCTCAAGTATCAACTCTTCATTATCAACAGATTACCAATTAATTAAAGGCTCATTAGGTTATTCTAAATCAAAAAATAAGTTCGAAGAATTTCAGCCTATTATTGCACCTCAACTCACTCCGCAAAAACTGGCTGCATTCTTTGGCTCATCGAATTCATGTTGGGTTATAGACGACTTCCATAAAATGGAAGAGGATGAAAAAAAGAAACTAGCTCAATATATGAAGGTTTTTATGGATGAATCGGTCAACTATCCATATGTAAAAATAGTGGCCATTGGGGCAGTTGGTACCGCGAAAGAAGTACTAAAACTTGACAATGAATTGAACAATAGAGTTTCTGAAATTCAAGTTCATTTCATGTCGAGGGACGAACTAAAAGAGATCATTGCCAAAGGTGAGTCTAGACTCAATATCTCCATTACAGAGAACGTCAAAGATGAAATAGTCAAATTCTCAACTGGATTACCAGCTGTTACACATCAATTATCCTATAATTTGTGTACAAGTAAAGACCTTTACGAAACATCAGAAGCTCACTTGACATTTAATAATGATGATTTCCGTGAAGCTTTGGCTAATTATATTATTACCAACTCAGGTTACTTACATGATCGTTATGAAAAAGCTATTGATGAACCATCGGAATACCACCTTCCACTATGTTATCATATTCTCAGAAGCTTCATTATTTCAGAAAAACACAACTTATCACTTAATGATGTTCACTCTTATTTCAAAAAACATAAACACCCTCAACAAAAAGCTCTATTAGAATATTTGTTACAACAATTGACTCATGATAAGAGAGGTAATGCACTAAATTACGATATACCAAGTCAGACTTGGTTTATCTCAGACCCATTTTTTCGAGTCTACGGTATATGCGCAATGAAATTAGCTCAACAGGACC